A genomic window from Caldicellulosiruptor kronotskyensis 2002 includes:
- a CDS encoding MBL fold metallo-hydrolase — protein MTSEVHESYKALARNDVTEQKRLCRELYKSAYYIPSFLFSSKLIDMGEEIEKIIYIASLAKMGYTDLAFHIFESEREKIERYLLICNEEDLNIASDLLFLVEEFEKVPKEISRRMDKVSGNLHSCFIWNEIRKLKENLTTFKLCLSGKNDIVKIVEDTDDAFVKTRASYCLYNLGIVECRKHLTEKYLRHEEKVKLGIDASDDIYYFENLEDISKKVWYFNYQDEHMHFFTYPEYNIHFLRFENEILVIDCGSQPREFCIVDIEGFLAQKGYSTNMIKAVLISHAHYDHYSFVQYLPHQIPVYATKETIDLIFIMNRECLRGKKINFIQYAEEFEIGKFKVSAFPNGHILGSAGFDIHFGNRRLIYTGDFSLHSQMILEGMSLQEILKKGKVTYLVSEHTYGMKDFAIKYEDAARCLAHAVDFLVKLKLKVFIPAFSIGRAQEVLAIINAYCRTRPKVIVDGLAKEISLYYLEKREKNFFYNVSLGNSNDVENNIKKADVVVASSGMLQPNSIAVKYVQLLNGSAFGFIKSGYIEEQQYIHEMIKVIKNFEVHYFDIPLSAHSNYFEILHTLKILNPEKIILVHGQGLKGL, from the coding sequence ATGACTTCAGAGGTACATGAAAGTTACAAAGCTCTTGCAAGAAATGATGTTACTGAACAAAAAAGACTGTGCAGAGAACTTTATAAATCCGCATATTACATTCCCAGTTTTCTTTTTTCGTCAAAACTAATTGATATGGGAGAAGAGATCGAAAAAATTATTTATATTGCTTCACTTGCTAAAATGGGCTATACAGATTTAGCATTTCATATTTTTGAGTCAGAAAGGGAAAAAATAGAGAGATATTTACTGATATGCAATGAGGAAGATTTAAATATTGCTTCAGATTTGCTGTTTTTGGTTGAGGAATTTGAAAAAGTTCCAAAAGAAATTTCAAGAAGGATGGATAAGGTTTCTGGGAATCTGCATAGCTGTTTTATCTGGAATGAAATTAGAAAGCTAAAAGAAAATTTAACAACATTTAAACTCTGTTTAAGTGGCAAAAACGATATTGTGAAGATAGTAGAAGATACAGACGATGCTTTTGTCAAAACACGTGCAAGTTATTGTCTTTACAATTTGGGAATTGTGGAGTGCAGGAAGCATTTAACTGAAAAATATTTGAGGCATGAAGAAAAAGTAAAATTGGGGATTGATGCTTCTGATGACATCTATTATTTTGAGAATTTAGAGGATATTTCAAAAAAGGTGTGGTATTTTAATTATCAAGATGAGCACATGCATTTTTTCACATATCCTGAATATAACATACATTTTTTGAGATTTGAAAATGAAATTTTAGTTATCGACTGCGGAAGTCAACCAAGAGAATTTTGCATTGTTGACATAGAAGGATTTTTAGCACAAAAAGGTTATTCAACAAATATGATAAAAGCTGTTTTAATTTCTCATGCGCATTACGACCATTACAGTTTTGTCCAGTATCTGCCTCATCAAATACCAGTTTATGCCACCAAAGAGACAATTGATCTTATATTCATCATGAACAGGGAATGTCTGAGAGGAAAGAAAATTAACTTTATCCAATATGCAGAAGAGTTTGAGATTGGCAAATTCAAAGTATCAGCGTTTCCAAACGGACATATTTTGGGTTCTGCAGGGTTTGACATTCATTTTGGCAACAGAAGACTCATATACACAGGTGATTTTTCTCTGCACAGTCAGATGATATTGGAAGGCATGTCATTGCAAGAAATTTTGAAAAAAGGAAAGGTAACCTATCTTGTCAGCGAACACACATATGGAATGAAAGATTTTGCTATCAAGTATGAGGATGCTGCAAGGTGTTTGGCACATGCGGTGGATTTTCTGGTAAAATTAAAACTGAAGGTTTTTATACCTGCGTTTTCTATAGGCAGAGCTCAGGAAGTTTTAGCAATTATAAATGCCTATTGCAGAACAAGACCGAAGGTGATAGTTGACGGGCTGGCAAAAGAGATAAGTCTTTATTACTTAGAAAAAAGAGAGAAAAATTTTTTCTACAATGTTAGTCTTGGAAATTCAAATGATGTTGAAAATAATATTAAAAAAGCAGACGTTGTGGTTGCAAGCTCTGGTATGCTTCAGCCAAACAGCATTGCAGTAAAGTATGTTCAACTTTTGAACGGCAGTGCATTTGGGTTTATCAAAAGCGGATATATAGAAGAACAGCAGTATATTCATGAGATGATAAAGGTAATAAAGAATTTTGAGGTTCACTATTTTGATATTCCTCTTTCTGCTCATTCTAACTACTTTGAAATTTTACACACATTAAAAATTTTAAATCCTGAAAAGATTATACTTGTTCACGGGCAAGGATTAAAAGGGCTATGA